GGAGAAAGCTTTCAAACTTTGACTAACCCATTgacaaaattatacaaaatgtgATTAACAGGTGTATGTACACATCACGTTTATTGAAATCTTACAATGTTTAATCACAATAAATTACTTATTATTTTAGGTAgtcaaatagaaatatatattgacaatggCTTCAAATAGACCAGAGAAAATACAACCTGTAGATTTTATAGAGGGATTATACAAGAAAAATGTTAAGAGTGAAGAGCTATTACAGATATTTGTAAAGAACATGAACATGTTTCATAGTTCAATTTATGACAAGAAACTGTCGGACGATTCATTATCGTTGCTTGTTCATTTAATTGCAAGGGTTTGTGATTGtacaaaacagaaaagaaatcGAGAAATCTGTCAGCTGTTGAATATGCTGTCTGCATCACCGCTGTTCAAGAACCGAAGTAATACACTTCTTTTAGGGAAAACATGCAATTACTCCTGTGATCAtagttttcaatgtttattATCTGATTTCTTAACAATACTTCAGGAAATTTACCTCAGGATACCTCGTTTGTCTACAACGCCTCAAGTTATGAGACTTGGGGAACATTTGAAAGAGCAAATAAGCGAATGTGATGATTTAGAAGACAAAGGGATGATGATGGACATTGTGATGGAAACTATGAAAGGAATTAGGCATATTACTGGAGAGAGATCAAGAGCAAAACAAGACGCTGAAGATAAATTTCTTCCTCCAGATGATTTCCGAACTGTGTCAGTCATTCCGGAACAAAACGACATTCTAAACATTCCAAAGTTTCTCAGACGTAACAAAGTGTGCGGGAAATATATGAATTTAGATCATTATTTAGATGTTCAGTTTAGATTGTACAGGGAAGACTGTGTATCTCCTCTTAGAGATGCTCTGCTGgaattcaaacagaaagataaaGCAGATCGGAAGGAAAATATCAGATTAGAACATGGTCTACTCTACAAGAACGTAAAAGTAATGAAACAAATCATTTCTATAGACTCTGGTgaagtatttgaaataaaactggACCCAGAACATCGTAAACGTGTCAACTGGGGAAATGGAAAGAGACTTATATATGGTACTTTATTGCTTATTTCCTTTGATCGTTTTAATACGGTTTTCGTTGCTATTGTAGCTGAAAGTGAAAcgaaaattttacaaaagaaaGGTAGCTTTACTGTACAGGTATTTAGATATGGAAACAAACAAAACCTACCTAGAAATACAGATGGTATAATTATAGAATCAAATTCATCGTACTTTGAGGCATACAGACATGTATTAAAAGCTTTGCAGCAAATAAGAGAAGAAACTTCCCCTTTCACTAAATATCTTGTTCACTGTGAGAACAAGGTCCGTTTCCTATCGTACATTTCAAAACATCATGTATATGATCTCAGGCCTGTAATCAAAAATTGCCGGATAGATCTAGACAACACTAATCGTAGAACTCTTAGAAATACTTTTCTAAAACAGACACCAATAAATATTGCAACTTTGTCTGAAGAAGACTGGCCGTCCACTGAGATGTTGAAAATGGACGAATCTCAGCGGAAAGCGTTTATTGCAGCACTTACAAAGGAATTTGTTCTCATACAAGGGCCACCAGGGACTGGTAAAACATACCTTGCATTGCAAATTGCAAAAACATTACTTCATAATACTAACAGGCTAAATATGAATTCCAAGGGTAAGGACGAAAAATATACACGAAACGCTCGGATAATAGCAACAAAGCCGTATATGTTAGTCGTGTGTTATACAAACCACGCGTTGGATCAATTCGTTCAGGGGATTATTGATTTTATGCCGGAAACCCCATCAGGTCATCGCTGCTTCCCCGAAATCGTTCGATTTGGAAGTCGAAGTAAAAATCCCAAATTTGAAGAGCTTTCGATAAAAAACCTACGGAGTAGAGTTCGATTGAAACCCCATTTTCCTCGAGATGAAGTACTTAAAGAAGCATCAAAagctaaaagaaaaataaaggagATTCGGAAAACTATCGAGGCATTAAAGagcaaaaatattgtattgtggttcgatgaaataaaatgtgttcTTACAAAAAATTTTGCGAGTCAATTTGGAGAAAAGTTTGTTTGGTTGCAGTGGCTGAATGTGTCAGAGCAGTCCTGGTATGAAGAAGTGAACaagcaatatcaaaaccaaCGAAATGACGAAGCAATCAAAAATCTACTCGGTGGTTTTGCAGCTGAGCTTGAAGAGGTCGAATTTGTTTCATTGATTTCGGAGAAAGAAACTGCATATAGCGTGCGGTACTTGGAGGTTGATGATGTTGACTTTTCGCTCAATACTGATACTATCGGTCTCGATCTGGACATGCAATACGAAAATGAGCtgcataaaacaaataaacttgaaaaaaagtgtAAATTAATCTTGCGTTTGGAAAAAGAGAAAGCAGCAAGGGAACTACACTATGGTAAAGCCATGTCAGAAGGTCaagttaaacaaattaaaagtatcTGGAAACTTTCCATAAAAGATCGTTGGAAAATGTATAGGTATTGGTTAATGCAGTATGTTAAGATACTACACGAACAACTCCGTAAAAGCGAAAAAGAATTCCATGATATATTTGATGACTACAGACATAATAGTATAGAAAAAGACGAAATTATCATGAAACAAGCAACAGTTTTAGCGATGACTACAACATCTGCAGCACGATATAGAGAATCCTTAAGCAAAGTTGATCCTTTAATCACCATAATTGAAGAAGCAGCAGAAGTACCAGAGGCTCACATAGTAACTGCGATCAGTCCAagatgtaaacatttaattttgatcGGGGACCATAAGCAGTTGCAACCAAAACCTGCCGTGCATGAACTTGCCATTAAATTCAATTTGTCCGTTTCCTTGTTTGAACGAATGGTTATGAACAACTTGAGCTACTATTGCCTTCAAAGACAACACCGAATGAGACCAGAGATTTCTGAACTAGTTCGCCACATATATCACACTCTATATGACAACGAAAATGTATATGAATATCCACCGATTAAAGGGGTTCATAAGAGTTTGTACTTTATTACACATAACAAACAGGAAGCTTTCAAGGATGAAGGCAGAAGTTTTTCAAACGAATACGAGGCTGAATATCTTAAAGAGCTTTACCTTTATCTGCTTAAGCAAAGATATGAACCCTCTGAAATAACGATACTTACGGCTTATGCTGGACAGACGTCCTGCTTGGAAGGAAAATTGCCAAGCTCAAAGTTCAAAGGAGTCAAAATTTGCGTGCTTGACAATTATCAAGGTGAAGAAAATGAAATCATTCTTTTATCATTAGTGCGTAGCAATACGACAGGCGATATCGGATTCCTAAATCGAGAAAATAGAATTTGCGTGGCTTTGTCTAGAGCCAAGCAAGGACTTTTCATAATAGGTAACAGCGATACATTAACAAAGAAGTCTCAACACTGGCAGACTGTAATTGGAAAACTACAAATGCAAGAGAATGTCAACGACATAAACAAAACATCCCCTATATACCAAGGGATTGGAAAGGGGTTACCATTGTACTGTCAAAATCATCCAAAGAAAAAAGGAATTCTCGCCGAGTCGCCTAGTGACTTCAAAAAAGTGAAAGATGGAGGTTGTGATATTCCATGTGAATTTCGATTACCATGTGGACATGAGTGTCGATACGATTGTCATCCGTTTGACAAGgaacataaaacatataaatgcaaGAAACAATGTACACTGACTTGTGTAGAAGGACATAAATGTTTTAAGAGATGTCATTATGCTGACGAGTGTCGTTGCAGTGTAGAAATGAAACGCGAACTAAAATGTCACCATACAATTTTTCTTCAATGCCATGTTCACTATTCTAAATATCCATGCCCTTTTAAAGTAAGCAGAACATTATTATGTGGACATACCTCTTCAATTGAATGTCACGTGGACCCAAACACTGTTTTATGCACAGTATCTGTTGACAGAGAACTGGAGTGTGGACACACAGCACAATTAAATTGTCATATTGATCCAAACCGACACGAGTGTGCTATGATCCTAACAGAAACAAGATCAAAGTGTGGTCATAAATTTGAACGCAGGTGTCATGATGCcaattatgaaattttgaataagtGTAAAGTTTTGATAAACGAAAAACGAACATCGTGTGACCATTTGATAGAACGGAATTGTTTCGACACCACATATGAAATGCGTATAGACTGTAGCATTACCGTTACAATGAACAGGTCATCATGTGGTCATGAATATCAAAGGCAGTGCCATGACCGAATGTATGCGATGAGTCATAAATGCATTGATATTGTTACAGAACAGTGGTCATCTTGTAAACATTACTACAAAAGACATTGTTTTGAATCTGACTTTGTCATGAGGCACACTTGTCAAAGTAAAACTGTTGACAAAAGAATCGATTGTGGTCATGAGTTTGTAAGAACATGTTCAGATACGAATTACCAACATAAACACAAATGCTGCGTCTACGTTGAGAAAAATGTCCCAAAATGTGGCCATAAAGTAAAGCTTCCATGCCACCAAGATGTTTCAACGGTTAAATGTAAAGAAAGTGTTACAAAAGTTCTAGATTGCAAGCATGTCAATAGATACGAATGTTTCAAAATTGATACAATCAAATGTAAGGTAAAATGCAACAAAATATGCATAAATGGCCACGTATGTACAAAAACATGTCATTTCCCTACTCCCTGTGACTGCCAAGAgcttataaaaacaattttagagGGCTGTAAACACCAACAAACTATCCCATGTTCAATCGATTCTAAAGTATATCCTTGTAAAACAATGGTGAAGAAAGTGCTGAATAAATGCCAACATTTACAGTACATGCAATGCCATATAGACCCCGAGACAATAAGATGTACATTTGCAGTCCTGAAGTCTTTACCTAAATGCGGACACGAGGAAATGGTTTTCTGTTCAGAAAATCTCTCAGGCGCAATATGTACAAAAGAAGTTGAAATAAAGTTAGATAAATGCGGACATTCAGTTGGAATTAAATGCTGGCAGAAAAAATATATGCCTTTACAAGAAGTAAAATGTTTTGAGCCTACATTACACACGCGCTCTGATTGTGGACATATTACTACTATTCCATGTTGGGAAATATCAAGTCATGACTTTACTCCTTGTCAGAAATTATTAGACACGACACTTTCATGTGGTCATGTCATCAAAAGCGTTTGCAGTGTGGAAGAAGAAACAATATGTGATAAAAGATGTGATAAACCATTGTCCTGTGGACATCCATGCCCAGGAGTATGCCATGAATGTGATCATAATCAAGATTGCTCACGACAGTGTGAAAGGGAACTCGTGTGTGGCCATGCCTGTCCAAGTGAAGTTTGTATGATGTGCACTCCGTGTCAAAATTCTTGCTCATTTGCATGTTCACATTCGAAATGTCCTACTCCATGCATTGATTCATGTAAACCCTGCAAAGAAAACTGTTCATGGGTATGTCAACATCGTAAATGTACAAAGTTATGCTTTGAAGAATGCAATCGCCAAAGATGTTGTAATGACTGTGATAAAATTTTGTCTTGTGGCCATCAATGTCCTGGTTATTGTGGTGAACCATGTCCACTGGAGTGTGCTATTTGTAAACCGAAAATGTacgtattaaaatataattatatattagatgaaaaaattgtaacattCGTACAATGTGGTCACTCTTTTGGCAGTATTTATCTTGATGATTGTATGGATGAAATGAAAAATCGCTTAGTGTCAAAATGCCCATGGTGTAGGGCAATTATTAGTTATCATCCAAGATatgaacaaattttgaaaaggcAAAAACTGGCAATAGAAGATACGAAATTGAAGATTCGTAAGGTACGAGTTAATTCACAAACTATATATCCTGCGTGTGATGCTGGAATGCTAACATCATTTGAACAGTATACGACCAGTATTGCAACATATCTTCACATTATTCAGCAAACCCAGCGAAAGATGGAGTTTGATCAAGAATTCCATGACATCGGGAAATTAGTGGAATCTATTCTCGAAGATATTGAAACCACTGAAGCAACTTCATTCAAAACTTGCTTACAATTGTCTGAGAAAATATTCAGTTTGTATGTCCAATGGATATTGTGCCTTTTCACGACAAAGCCAGAATTAATGGACAAATTTTATATTGCCGATTGGTTTCCTGCActgaaaaaattaacaagtaaacatttaaacaacTTTTGGCCCGAAGTGGTAGAGTCGCTGGaatgttatttagaaaaaaatgatagaatatCGACCGACATAAATGGTCATCGCACAATAATGAGCCGTTCTATAGTTGCAATTGTACGTTCGTTGAAAACACTTCTGAATCAGgacaaaatatctgaaatactAAAGCCCTTTATTGCTGACATGGAGGGCGATGGATACTtagcaaatacaaaaatatatcccAAGTTGAATAATGTGGTTGGCATACATAGCAGTGATTGGACAATATGTCGAAATGGTAAGAATTGTATCATATAGTTACATACAAAAGCAATGCATTAAAACAAATGACAGATAGAAGTTATGTGGAGTCTTCAATAATAAAAGATAGATTATGCATACTTATATTTGTACCTCAGAATCTTCACACGTCTTCATATGCTGTGAATAAATTTAGAAAGACACAAAATTATATGCTATCTATTTCGAATATATTAAtgaactactttttttttatcataaaactttcgagcacgaTCATTAGTGTACTCaaactaaatcaaaatcaacGAATCAAATCATTGGATTTAGTGTTTCGAGCACAACTTTTGTACTACGAGTACTGGGTCAAGTTTAATGACTGCATGAGGGTCCAAGCCTATCTTTCACAAATAAACACAACAGTAATATTTAATTATCAAagatatcaggattataatttaatacgccagacgcgcgtttcgtctacataagactcatcagtgacgctcatatcaaaaagttatcaagccaaacaaaataaacaagtacaaagttgaagagcactaaGGATCATACGGTGTTCAAAAATAAAGggaacagtagtataccgctgttctcaatcgaataaggaaaaaacaacaatctgggttacaaactaaaactgagggaaacacattaaatataagaggagaactacgacacaacagaaacacaacattaaaatgtaacacatacagaaacaaactataatataacaatagccattttcctgact
Above is a window of Mytilus trossulus isolate FHL-02 chromosome 4, PNRI_Mtr1.1.1.hap1, whole genome shotgun sequence DNA encoding:
- the LOC134716583 gene encoding NFX1-type zinc finger-containing protein 1-like — encoded protein: MASNRPEKIQPVDFIEGLYKKNVKSEELLQIFVKNMNMFHSSIYDKKLSDDSLSLLVHLIARVCDCTKQKRNREICQLLNMLSASPLFKNRSNTLLLGKTCNYSCDHSFQCLLSDFLTILQEIYLRIPRLSTTPQVMRLGEHLKEQISECDDLEDKGMMMDIVMETMKGIRHITGERSRAKQDAEDKFLPPDDFRTVSVIPEQNDILNIPKFLRRNKVCGKYMNLDHYLDVQFRLYREDCVSPLRDALLEFKQKDKADRKENIRLEHGLLYKNVKVMKQIISIDSGEVFEIKLDPEHRKRVNWGNGKRLIYGTLLLISFDRFNTVFVAIVAESETKILQKKGSFTVQVFRYGNKQNLPRNTDGIIIESNSSYFEAYRHVLKALQQIREETSPFTKYLVHCENKVRFLSYISKHHVYDLRPVIKNCRIDLDNTNRRTLRNTFLKQTPINIATLSEEDWPSTEMLKMDESQRKAFIAALTKEFVLIQGPPGTGKTYLALQIAKTLLHNTNRLNMNSKGKDEKYTRNARIIATKPYMLVVCYTNHALDQFVQGIIDFMPETPSGHRCFPEIVRFGSRSKNPKFEELSIKNLRSRVRLKPHFPRDEVLKEASKAKRKIKEIRKTIEALKSKNIVLWFDEIKCVLTKNFASQFGEKFVWLQWLNVSEQSWYEEVNKQYQNQRNDEAIKNLLGGFAAELEEVEFVSLISEKETAYSVRYLEVDDVDFSLNTDTIGLDLDMQYENELHKTNKLEKKCKLILRLEKEKAARELHYGKAMSEGQVKQIKSIWKLSIKDRWKMYRYWLMQYVKILHEQLRKSEKEFHDIFDDYRHNSIEKDEIIMKQATVLAMTTTSAARYRESLSKVDPLITIIEEAAEVPEAHIVTAISPRCKHLILIGDHKQLQPKPAVHELAIKFNLSVSLFERMVMNNLSYYCLQRQHRMRPEISELVRHIYHTLYDNENVYEYPPIKGVHKSLYFITHNKQEAFKDEGRSFSNEYEAEYLKELYLYLLKQRYEPSEITILTAYAGQTSCLEGKLPSSKFKGVKICVLDNYQGEENEIILLSLVRSNTTGDIGFLNRENRICVALSRAKQGLFIIGNSDTLTKKSQHWQTVIGKLQMQENVNDINKTSPIYQGIGKGLPLYCQNHPKKKGILAESPSDFKKVKDGGCDIPCEFRLPCGHECRYDCHPFDKEHKTYKCKKQCTLTCVEGHKCFKRCHYADECRCSVEMKRELKCHHTIFLQCHVHYSKYPCPFKVSRTLLCGHTSSIECHVDPNTVLCTVSVDRELECGHTAQLNCHIDPNRHECAMILTETRSKCGHKFERRCHDANYEILNKCKVLINEKRTSCDHLIERNCFDTTYEMRIDCSITVTMNRSSCGHEYQRQCHDRMYAMSHKCIDIVTEQWSSCKHYYKRHCFESDFVMRHTCQSKTVDKRIDCGHEFVRTCSDTNYQHKHKCCVYVEKNVPKCGHKVKLPCHQDVSTVKCKESVTKVLDCKHVNRYECFKIDTIKCKVKCNKICINGHVCTKTCHFPTPCDCQELIKTILEGCKHQQTIPCSIDSKVYPCKTMVKKVLNKCQHLQYMQCHIDPETIRCTFAVLKSLPKCGHEEMVFCSENLSGAICTKEVEIKLDKCGHSVGIKCWQKKYMPLQEVKCFEPTLHTRSDCGHITTIPCWEISSHDFTPCQKLLDTTLSCGHVIKSVCSVEEETICDKRCDKPLSCGHPCPGVCHECDHNQDCSRQCERELVCGHACPSEVSNPAKDGV